CCTAAAAAATATTAACTATTAGATGTATATAGCCTGTGGGGGTTATTCCCTTGCAGGCTCTTTTTTTATGCTCTGATTTAATTTAATTTTTACAAATCCTCAACTTCGACCTGTTCCCGCGGCTATTAGGTAGGAGGTGATTCTACATGAATCAGCATGAGGATAAAAAAGTTATGAAGATCTCAGATGGGGTTATAGACAAAAGCACCGAATTAAAAAAAATGTCACAGGAGCAGCTACAGCGTGAGTTTGATTATATTCAAGCAGAAAAATTGCTGAGAAAGATGCTTCAAAAAGGTTTAATAACGGAGGCAGAATTCAACAAGATAGACGCACTCAACCGCCAAACTTTCTCTCCTTTTTTAGCAGAGATAATGCCCTGAAGTCGTTGATATATAAGGGTTTCAGAGGTAATATGTGACCTACCAAGAAGGAGGTGAGGCGATGAAAAAGATAACGAAAATAGAAGGAAATAAGGTTGCATCGATTATCAAACCTAAACTACGAGTGGCCGCATACTGTCGTGTTTCTACGGGTAGTGATGAACAGTTAGTAAGTCTACAAGCACAAAAATCCCATTATGAGACTTACATAAAGGCAAACCCAGAATGGGAGTATGTTGGCTTGTATTATGATGAGGGAATTAGTGGCACCAAAAAAGAAAACCGAACGGAACTTCTCAGAATGCTGTCAGATTGTGAAAATAAGAAGATTGACTTAATTATTACAAAGTCCATTAGTAGGCTTGCGAGAAACACTACGGATTGTTTGGAGATGGTTCGTAAACTGTTGGACCTAGGGATTTATATCTATTTCGAAAAAGAAAATATCAATACCCAATCAATGGAAAGTGAGTTGATGCTTTCTATATTAAGCGGGCTTGCAGAAAGTGAGTCAATCTCCATTTCGGAAAATAACAAGTGGGCAATTCAAAGGAGATTTCAGAACGGAACTTTTAAGATTTCTTACCCACCATATGGCTATGACAACATTGATGGACAAATGGTGGTAAACCCTGAGCAAGTAGAAATTGTGAAGTATATTTTCGCAGAAGTACTATCAGGCAAGGGTACACAAAAAATAGCAGATGATCTTAATCAAAAGGGTATCCCCTCCAAAAGAGGTGGTCGTTGGACTGCTACAACAATTCGAGGAATTCTAAAAAATGAGAAATATACCGGGGATGTTATACTGCAAAAAACCTATACAGATTCCCGTTTTAATAAGCGCACCAATTATGGTGAGAAAAACAGATATTTAATAGAAAATCACCATGAGGCAATTATCAGCCATGAAGTGTTTGAAGCAGTAGAGGCTGCCTTAAATCAAAGGGCAAAAGAAAAGGGAATAGAAAAGCGTAATGATAAGTACCAAAACCGGTATTCTTTCTCCGGAAAAATTATTTGCTCGGAATGTGGTAGCACCTTTAAAAGACGAATTCATTCATCCGGCACAAGAAAATATGTAGCCTGGTGTTGTAGTAAACACTTAAAGCAGATAACAGAATGTTCCATGCAGTTTATTCGAGATGAGGATATAAAGACGGCCTTTGTTACTATGATTAACAAGCTGATTTTCGGAAGAAAACTTATTCTACAACCACTATTAGATGCTTTGCGTGGAATGAGCAACTCAGATAACCTTTCAAGAATTCAGGAATTAGAGAAGCAAATTGAAAAAAATGCAGAACAGAGAGAACTGCTTGTAAAGCTTATGGCAAAGGGTTATCTAGAACCTGCCCTTTTTAATCGAGAAAACAATGAACTGCAAATGGAAGCAAACAACTATATGGAGCAAAAAGAAGCATTAA
The genomic region above belongs to Defluviitalea saccharophila and contains:
- a CDS encoding SHOCT domain-containing protein — its product is MNQHEDKKVMKISDGVIDKSTELKKMSQEQLQREFDYIQAEKLLRKMLQKGLITEAEFNKIDALNRQTFSPFLAEIMP
- a CDS encoding recombinase family protein, yielding MKKITKIEGNKVASIIKPKLRVAAYCRVSTGSDEQLVSLQAQKSHYETYIKANPEWEYVGLYYDEGISGTKKENRTELLRMLSDCENKKIDLIITKSISRLARNTTDCLEMVRKLLDLGIYIYFEKENINTQSMESELMLSILSGLAESESISISENNKWAIQRRFQNGTFKISYPPYGYDNIDGQMVVNPEQVEIVKYIFAEVLSGKGTQKIADDLNQKGIPSKRGGRWTATTIRGILKNEKYTGDVILQKTYTDSRFNKRTNYGEKNRYLIENHHEAIISHEVFEAVEAALNQRAKEKGIEKRNDKYQNRYSFSGKIICSECGSTFKRRIHSSGTRKYVAWCCSKHLKQITECSMQFIRDEDIKTAFVTMINKLIFGRKLILQPLLDALRGMSNSDNLSRIQELEKQIEKNAEQRELLVKLMAKGYLEPALFNRENNELQMEANNYMEQKEALIHALNGELSKVQEVSNLIKFTNKAEMLSDFNDQLFNDYVEKIIVFSRVEIGFVLKCGITLRERM